In the genome of Fulvivirga maritima, one region contains:
- a CDS encoding carboxypeptidase-like regulatory domain-containing protein, whose product MVSSFVVSYNNQKAIETSASSNLSVTKAEFISVSGTVISGNGTPLAQASILSTDNNQVVNTNPKGQFIITAPVNGHLKVTCNGYNTMSVTINNSSSLLIMLQPES is encoded by the coding sequence ATGGTTTCTTCTTTCGTAGTTTCTTATAATAATCAAAAAGCCATTGAAACCTCTGCAAGTTCTAACCTTTCGGTAACCAAAGCAGAGTTCATCAGCGTTTCAGGCACTGTCATTTCTGGTAACGGCACGCCACTGGCTCAGGCCTCTATTCTTTCTACAGACAACAATCAGGTGGTAAACACAAATCCAAAGGGTCAGTTTATCATAACGGCTCCCGTTAATGGACACCTGAAAGTTACGTGCAATGGCTATAACACTATGAGCGTTACCATTAACAATAGTAGCTCCTTATTGATAATGCTTCAACCAGAGTCCTAA